One Glycine soja cultivar W05 chromosome 2, ASM419377v2, whole genome shotgun sequence genomic region harbors:
- the LOC114379105 gene encoding ubiquitin-conjugating enzyme E2 2-like, which produces MSTPARKRLMRDFKRLQLDPPAGISGAPQDNNIMLWNAVIFGPDDTPWDGGTFKLTLQFTEDYPNKPPTVRFVSQMFHPNIYADGSICLDILQNQWSPIYDVAAILTSIQSLLCDPNPNSPANSEAARMFSENKREYNRRVRDIVEQSWTAD; this is translated from the exons aTGTCAACTCCTGCAAGGAAGAGACTCATGAGAGATTTCAAAAGATTGCAACTAGATCCTCCTGCTGGCATCAGTGGTGCTCCTCAAGACAATAATATTATGCTTTGGAATGCAGTTATCTTCGG ACCGGATGACACCCCCTGGGATGGAG GCACATTTAAGTTAACACTTCAGTTCACCGAGGATTATCCTAATAAACCACCTACAGTGCGCTTTGTTTCTCAAATGTTTCATCCCAACA TTTATGCAGATGGAAGCATATGTTTGgacattttacaaaatcaatggAGCCCGATTTATGATGTTGCGGCGATACTTACCTCAATTCAG AGCTTGCTTTGTGATCCAAACCCAAACTCTCCAGCGAATTCAGAAGCTGCTCGGATGTTTAGTGAAAACAAACGTGAATACAACAGAAGAGTACGAGATATTGTTGAGCAGAGTTGGACTGCTGATTAA